One segment of Polyangiaceae bacterium DNA contains the following:
- a CDS encoding cytochrome c3 family protein gives MTRSIPTLLAMILVSGAAQAASPENAACLTCHDAKQHKVTAKAAIDMGAYDKSVHTDVACVECHTDAKGDSCKQGLAKATCGGCHEKEEKQFAVSAHGVAKTKDGAAAVLCSNCHGTHDTLKKTNPKSSVYAKNQPQTCAECHDKKDGKKTGFRLDTYLQSAHWQGVAKDGLVVSATCVSCHGNHDMRGKADAKSKVARANLPATCGKCHEGMAEEYLTGVHGQALKRGSADTPICTDCHGDHGIRDHEDPKSSVYASTVSKMTCPQCHKAEYINRRYGLPSGQVESYEKTFHGLADQFGDTTVANCASCHGAHQILPPSDPRSSVSTANLPETCGKCHPGAGANFAKGSAHEPASKAALGATAVNWVRWIYLGIIAVSLSGMFLHNALDYYATLRERYRASKGKKRYQRFTVGERVQHLVLVLTFGVLVFTGFALKYPDAFWVKPVLNSQFGFLARGYAHRVAAVAFMVASLYHLYYLFATRRGRSQLKAMIPGKQDARDAWQQIKYYLGFAVKPAFFARFTYAEKFEYLALIWGSIVMIVTGLILWFEEGALAWLPKWGWDIADIIHLYEAWLASMSILVWHLYHVAFKPSGHGVSMVMATGDMTEEEMKHEHPAELETLQASAEEQPEEEHEAHHGKGTSYQPV, from the coding sequence GTGACTCGCTCAATTCCCACTCTACTGGCGATGATTCTGGTATCCGGCGCCGCGCAAGCGGCGTCGCCCGAAAACGCGGCGTGTCTCACTTGTCACGACGCGAAGCAACACAAGGTCACGGCCAAGGCCGCGATCGACATGGGTGCGTACGACAAATCCGTGCACACCGACGTGGCCTGCGTGGAATGCCACACGGACGCCAAGGGTGACTCCTGCAAGCAAGGGTTGGCCAAGGCGACGTGTGGCGGCTGCCACGAGAAGGAAGAGAAGCAATTCGCAGTCAGCGCCCACGGCGTCGCCAAGACCAAAGACGGCGCCGCGGCTGTTCTCTGCTCCAACTGCCACGGCACCCACGACACGCTGAAGAAGACGAACCCGAAGAGTTCCGTCTACGCGAAGAACCAACCGCAGACGTGCGCCGAGTGCCACGACAAGAAGGACGGCAAGAAGACGGGCTTCCGGCTCGATACATACCTGCAGAGCGCCCACTGGCAAGGCGTGGCCAAGGACGGTCTGGTGGTGTCGGCGACTTGCGTGAGCTGCCACGGCAACCACGACATGCGAGGCAAGGCCGACGCGAAGTCAAAGGTGGCTCGCGCCAACCTGCCGGCCACCTGCGGCAAGTGCCATGAAGGCATGGCGGAAGAGTATCTCACGGGCGTGCACGGACAGGCGCTGAAGCGCGGCAGTGCGGACACACCGATCTGCACTGACTGTCACGGCGACCACGGCATTCGCGACCACGAGGATCCCAAGTCCAGCGTGTACGCGAGCACCGTGAGCAAGATGACCTGCCCGCAGTGCCACAAGGCGGAGTACATCAATCGACGGTACGGCCTGCCGAGTGGACAGGTGGAGAGCTACGAGAAGACCTTTCACGGTCTGGCAGACCAATTCGGCGACACCACCGTCGCCAACTGCGCGAGCTGCCACGGCGCGCATCAGATCCTGCCGCCCTCAGATCCGCGAAGCAGCGTGAGCACGGCGAATCTGCCTGAGACCTGCGGCAAGTGTCACCCTGGCGCGGGTGCGAACTTCGCCAAGGGCAGCGCCCACGAGCCGGCGTCCAAGGCGGCCCTGGGCGCCACCGCAGTGAACTGGGTGCGCTGGATCTATCTGGGCATCATCGCAGTGAGCCTATCGGGCATGTTCCTGCACAACGCCCTCGACTACTACGCCACGCTGCGCGAACGCTATCGCGCGAGCAAGGGCAAGAAGCGCTATCAGCGCTTCACGGTGGGAGAGCGCGTGCAGCACCTGGTGCTGGTGCTCACCTTCGGCGTGTTGGTCTTCACGGGCTTTGCGTTGAAGTACCCGGACGCCTTCTGGGTGAAACCGGTACTCAACTCGCAGTTCGGGTTCCTGGCGCGTGGCTACGCGCACCGCGTGGCAGCAGTTGCCTTCATGGTCGCGTCGCTCTATCACCTGTACTACCTGTTCGCGACTCGACGCGGGCGCAGTCAGTTGAAGGCGATGATCCCGGGCAAGCAAGACGCCCGCGACGCCTGGCAACAGATCAAGTACTACCTGGGCTTCGCAGTGAAGCCGGCCTTCTTCGCGCGCTTCACCTACGCGGAGAAGTTCGAGTACTTGGCGCTGATCTGGGGATCGATCGTGATGATCGTGACCGGCCTGATCCTCTGGTTCGAGGAAGGCGCCTTGGCTTGGCTGCCCAAGTGGGGCTGGGACATCGCCGACATCATCCACCTGTACGAGGCATGGCTGGCATCGATGTCAATCCTGGTCTGGCACCTGTATCACGTCGCGTTCAAGCCCAGTGGCCATGGCGTCAGCATGGTGATGGCCACCGGTGACATGACGGAAGAGGAGATGAAGCACGAGCACCCGGCCGAGCTCGAGACGCTGCAGGCCAGTGCGGAAGAACAACCCGAAGAAGAGCACGAGGCTCACCATGGCAAAGGCACTTCGTACCAGCCCGTTTGA
- a CDS encoding glycine cleavage system protein H, which yields MTTPTENTYSFKDTLIVAGLTLLVFAALPLIAALGLAFQFAFVVVAPVALIGTVGYALFTKAEPIIAMIRGIQVPSDVKFWRGHTWARKVTPKCVVVGVDDFAQRLIGPVESVETVSEGHEVVAGDVIATIHRHGRAIPVSAPVAGTVTKVNPVLAHEPRAVNSSPYGRGFIAEIAPVGKGLKELARGGKAMRWMRDEVDRLVMLAQGGMPVASLPDGGELVGDVSATVDEETWQRLVTAFFAN from the coding sequence ATGACGACCCCAACAGAGAACACCTACTCGTTCAAAGACACCCTCATCGTTGCGGGGCTCACCCTGCTGGTATTCGCAGCGCTGCCGCTGATCGCGGCACTTGGGCTGGCGTTCCAGTTCGCGTTCGTGGTGGTTGCTCCCGTAGCTCTGATCGGAACCGTGGGCTACGCACTGTTCACCAAGGCTGAACCGATCATCGCGATGATTCGCGGGATCCAGGTTCCCTCCGACGTGAAATTCTGGCGCGGCCACACTTGGGCGCGCAAGGTCACCCCGAAGTGCGTGGTCGTAGGCGTCGACGACTTCGCGCAGCGTCTCATCGGCCCCGTCGAGTCCGTCGAAACGGTGAGCGAAGGACACGAGGTGGTGGCGGGCGACGTCATCGCGACGATCCATCGACACGGTCGGGCCATCCCGGTGTCCGCACCCGTTGCCGGAACCGTGACCAAGGTCAACCCGGTGCTGGCCCATGAGCCGCGCGCCGTGAACAGCTCCCCCTACGGTCGTGGATTCATCGCCGAGATCGCTCCCGTAGGCAAGGGCCTCAAGGAACTGGCTCGCGGTGGCAAGGCCATGCGTTGGATGCGTGACGAGGTGGACCGCCTCGTGATGTTGGCGCAGGGCGGAATGCCGGTTGCGTCGCTGCCCGACGGCGGCGAGCTCGTTGGCGACGTGTCCGCAACGGTGGACGAAGAGACCTGGCAGCGCTTGGTCACTGCCTTCTTCGCAAACTGA
- a CDS encoding AgmX/PglI C-terminal domain-containing protein, with protein MTPDEILQARLVRAVSEIDETLASREPDVTMGMIGIGSSGPPPKLRGMRMGATNVSGHLPPEVIQRIVRVNYDRLRQCYERELAKKPDLTGRATTKFVISRSGTVSNAKTTGDLPQSVSSCVQSVFQALKFPEPEAGIVTVSYPIIFSPSTEKDSAPSSSAAPPSAAPPSSPPTTSPSATSASSPPTTVPLPLRPQPLPEPAPSAGPWPIVVVSGSDVMLGTEKVDSTEPVTTSQRLQRVDGAFIAMKQWRDRWRMAHPRARFPGVAGLRVADDAPLLVVKSVFQTMAYAGFPNILVQSGGQPERIVDLSARVPGPPQEVVAPAREPSPVFVVRTDESGLRLTWMQGNAATSEQTLRATDPALATKVCEMWKASGAHRDPKDPMLDHAVLRTGIAAPFADVRAMADAVNGCTRTRQLRDGTSRTGPVFWLTFAMN; from the coding sequence GTGACACCCGACGAGATCTTGCAGGCCAGGCTAGTGCGCGCCGTGAGCGAGATCGACGAGACGCTCGCCAGTCGCGAGCCCGACGTGACGATGGGCATGATCGGGATCGGCTCCAGTGGCCCGCCTCCGAAGCTGCGCGGAATGAGAATGGGCGCCACGAACGTGAGCGGGCACCTGCCACCCGAGGTGATCCAGCGCATCGTGCGGGTGAACTACGACCGTCTACGCCAGTGCTACGAGCGCGAGCTTGCGAAGAAGCCGGACCTGACGGGGCGAGCAACGACCAAGTTCGTGATCAGCCGCAGCGGCACCGTGAGCAACGCCAAGACGACGGGCGACCTGCCGCAGAGCGTCTCGAGTTGCGTGCAGAGCGTGTTTCAAGCTTTGAAGTTCCCAGAGCCGGAAGCAGGCATCGTGACGGTGTCGTATCCAATCATCTTTTCGCCCTCGACGGAGAAGGACTCCGCGCCGTCATCATCGGCGGCACCACCGTCGGCGGCACCACCGTCGTCGCCTCCCACGACATCGCCATCTGCGACGTCTGCGTCATCGCCTCCTACAACGGTCCCGCTGCCATTGCGCCCACAACCTCTTCCGGAGCCTGCACCAAGCGCAGGCCCTTGGCCGATCGTCGTCGTCTCGGGCTCTGACGTGATGCTAGGCACGGAGAAGGTCGACTCCACGGAACCCGTCACGACTTCGCAGCGGCTACAACGAGTTGACGGCGCCTTCATCGCGATGAAGCAATGGCGCGACCGCTGGCGAATGGCGCATCCGCGTGCACGGTTCCCAGGTGTAGCGGGTCTGCGAGTCGCGGACGACGCCCCTCTGCTCGTGGTCAAGAGCGTGTTTCAGACCATGGCGTACGCCGGGTTCCCGAACATCCTCGTCCAGTCCGGCGGTCAGCCCGAGCGCATCGTCGATCTCTCCGCGCGAGTGCCCGGCCCGCCGCAAGAAGTCGTGGCCCCGGCGCGTGAGCCTTCGCCGGTTTTCGTCGTGCGCACGGACGAGTCCGGCTTGCGCCTGACATGGATGCAGGGCAATGCCGCCACCAGCGAGCAGACGCTCCGCGCGACGGATCCGGCCCTGGCGACGAAAGTGTGCGAGATGTGGAAAGCGAGCGGCGCACATCGCGATCCCAAGGATCCGATGCTGGATCATGCCGTCCTGCGGACTGGCATCGCAGCTCCCTTTGCCGACGTCCGAGCGATGGCCGACGCCGTGAACGGTTGCACCCGCACGCGCCAACTGCGCGACGGCACCTCCCGCACTGGCCCCGTATTCTGGCTGACCTTCGCGATGAACTAG